The proteins below come from a single Chryseobacterium bernardetii genomic window:
- a CDS encoding YggS family pyridoxal phosphate-dependent enzyme codes for MSIKENYKKIKDQLTADVQLVAVSKTHPVSAIQEAYDLGQRVFGENKVQELMEKAPLLPQDIQWHLIGHLQTNKVKYIAPFIDTIQSVDSEKLLAEINKEAAKNNRSIKVLLQAKIAAEESKFGLEISEAKALFQQYIDGNFPNVEITGLMGMATFTDNEQQIRKEFLTLKALFDELNQLKPLKTLSMGMSDDFPIAIECGANSVRVGSAIFGRRDYSQ; via the coding sequence ATGAGTATTAAAGAAAATTATAAAAAGATAAAAGATCAGCTTACAGCGGATGTTCAGCTGGTTGCCGTTTCAAAAACGCATCCGGTTTCTGCTATTCAGGAGGCATATGATTTAGGACAGAGGGTTTTTGGAGAAAATAAGGTTCAGGAACTGATGGAAAAAGCCCCTCTTCTTCCACAGGATATCCAGTGGCACCTGATCGGGCATCTGCAGACCAATAAGGTAAAATATATCGCTCCGTTCATAGATACTATTCAAAGTGTGGATTCAGAGAAACTGTTGGCTGAGATCAATAAGGAAGCAGCTAAAAACAACAGATCTATAAAAGTTTTGCTTCAGGCTAAAATCGCAGCAGAAGAAAGTAAATTCGGGCTTGAAATTTCAGAAGCAAAGGCGCTTTTCCAGCAGTATATTGATGGGAATTTTCCGAATGTTGAAATTACCGGGTTGATGGGAATGGCAACTTTTACGGATAATGAACAACAGATCAGAAAAGAATTTTTAACCTTAAAGGCACTTTTTGATGAATTGAATCAACTAAAACCTTTAAAAACCTTATCAATGGGAATGAGTGATGATTTCCCTATAGCAATTGAATGTGGTGCTAATTCTGTGAGAGTAGGATCTGCAATTTTCGGAAGAAGAGACTATTCCCAATAG
- a CDS encoding DUF72 domain-containing protein: protein MKKENLYIGCSGFYNNDWKGSLYPENVSSKDFLSLYAEVFNAVEINSTFYRKPIAKTLLKWYDDTPESFRFFIKIPKAITHQKRLQESGEEITGFCQYIQKHLQQKLSGFLYQLPPSFKNTLENTDLVVNNIDTHFLNVIEFRHESWWRKEIFDLLKSKNMVFSGVSFPGNLSEEIIINHPEIIYYRLHGKPILYKSEYNEDFLNNLAKELSHKKQTAFIFFNNTWGTAAIKNAIYLKNILIK, encoded by the coding sequence ATGAAAAAAGAAAATCTTTACATAGGGTGTTCAGGGTTTTATAATAATGACTGGAAAGGGTCACTATATCCTGAGAATGTCTCCAGTAAAGATTTTCTTTCTTTATATGCTGAAGTTTTCAATGCGGTAGAGATCAATTCCACATTTTATAGAAAGCCTATTGCTAAAACGCTTTTAAAATGGTATGATGATACTCCTGAATCATTCAGGTTTTTCATTAAAATTCCCAAAGCAATTACCCATCAGAAACGTCTCCAGGAAAGTGGAGAAGAGATCACAGGATTTTGCCAGTACATTCAAAAGCATCTTCAACAAAAACTTTCCGGTTTTTTGTACCAGCTTCCGCCCTCCTTTAAAAATACATTGGAAAATACAGATCTGGTTGTTAATAATATTGACACCCACTTTTTAAATGTTATTGAATTCCGTCACGAATCCTGGTGGAGAAAGGAAATCTTTGATCTGTTAAAAAGTAAAAATATGGTTTTCTCAGGGGTAAGCTTTCCTGGAAATCTTTCCGAAGAGATCATCATCAATCATCCTGAAATAATATATTACAGACTCCACGGAAAACCCATACTGTACAAATCCGAATACAATGAGGATTTTCTGAACAATCTTGCAAAAGAGCTTAGCCATAAAAAGCAAACTGCATTCATATTCTTTAATAATACCTGGGGAACTGCTGCTATTAAAAATGCAATATATCTGAAAAACATTTTAATTAAGTAA
- a CDS encoding polysaccharide deacetylase family protein: protein MRKIFAGKSKNKAFLGMFALVSATSVVLNSCNFKSDVNDTVSLQEHPAAETVPTMDDESVDPDKRVIYLTFDDGPNQGTENLLKILDKRNVCATAFLVGKHAYGSTKQKNDFKLLKDNPLIELANHSFTHAHNKYTDFYKNADAVVRDFDIAKDSLKLHDKIARTPGRNIWRLNNINVTDIKSSTAAADGLKRAGYKVIGWDLEWRPSHKMTLKGSHEAMLKKVDSIFLNDLEKTSRHLVFLTHDQYLRDTDSINELDLFIEKLQKSNKFVFRKISQYPKINEVLN from the coding sequence ATGAGAAAAATTTTTGCGGGAAAGTCAAAAAATAAGGCTTTTCTCGGGATGTTTGCATTGGTGAGTGCAACCTCAGTAGTATTAAACAGCTGTAATTTTAAAAGTGATGTAAACGATACTGTCAGTTTACAGGAACATCCTGCCGCAGAAACAGTCCCCACGATGGACGATGAAAGCGTAGATCCGGATAAAAGAGTGATTTACCTTACCTTTGACGATGGCCCCAATCAGGGAACCGAAAATCTTTTAAAGATCCTGGATAAGAGAAATGTGTGTGCCACTGCTTTTTTAGTAGGAAAACATGCTTACGGGAGCACAAAACAGAAAAATGATTTTAAACTTCTAAAAGACAATCCTCTTATTGAACTGGCTAACCACAGCTTCACGCATGCGCATAACAAATACACTGATTTTTATAAAAATGCAGATGCTGTGGTACGTGATTTCGACATTGCCAAAGACAGCCTGAAGCTTCACGATAAAATAGCTAGAACACCGGGAAGAAATATCTGGAGACTCAATAACATTAATGTAACAGATATTAAAAGTTCTACAGCTGCTGCAGACGGACTTAAAAGAGCAGGATATAAAGTGATTGGCTGGGATCTTGAATGGAGACCTTCCCACAAAATGACGTTGAAAGGAAGCCACGAAGCCATGTTAAAAAAAGTAGACAGCATCTTTCTTAATGATCTTGAAAAAACATCAAGACACCTGGTTTTTCTGACTCACGACCAATATCTCAGAGATACCGATTCTATTAACGAGTTGGATTTGTTTATCGAAAAATTACAGAAAAGCAATAAGTTTGTTTTCAGAAAGATTTCCCAATATCCTAAGATCAATGAAGTACTGAACTAG